The nucleotide sequence TTGTAGCGGGCCCGGATGCTTGGCACAGATGGCCGCGTCGCGGCGTGCGTCTAGGTAGAAGTAGACGAGGCTCGCGAAGAGGTAACCCGACGTGACGAGGGTGAAAGTGCCGAAGAACGGCGATTGTGGCCTCGCGTAGAGGAAGAGGTTGATGAGACCGCGCTCTGGTCGGCCGATGTCGATTATGATGCTCAACGCACCCAGAATGATGGTGATGACGGTGAGAAGCTCCGCGATCCGAGCGACTGGCCGCAGTTCCTTGATGTCCATCAGGCGGATGAGCGCCGCAATCACTATGCCGGCGAAGCTTACGCCGATGAAGTAGACCACGAAGACGATGTATAGGCCCCACGGGGCACCGCCCATGGTGCCGACGTCGCGCATCCCTGTGACGATCTCCCCTTCCTCTAGCTGCCGCCAGTACTGGGAGAGGCCGAACGCGAAGATGGCGGCTGCCACGAGGAACGCGATCCACCAGCCTGCCGTCAGCTTGCCCACGCCGTACGGAAGGCCATCGATTGCCCGCTCCTCTTTACCCGTAGCCATTGCCATGTCTAGAGCCTCCCTTTCACCGTTTCAATGGGTCTCGACTCCGCGGTGGGCGGAGTGCCGCCGATGTAGTGGACGCGGGGCGACGTGCCTGCCTCCTCGAGGAGCCTGAAACTCTTGTTCTTGGCGAGAAGTTTCGAGACGGAGCTGTTCGGATCGTCCAGGTCGCCGAAGATGAGGGCGTCCACCGGGCAGTTGGCGACACACGCGGGTTGGAGTCCCTTATCAAGCCGGTGCACGCAGAAAGTGCACTTCTCCATGACACCCTTGTAGTGGCCGCTGCCCGAGACGAGCCGGCCGTCAGGACCGAAGCGCTTGTCGTGGTCGGGGTTCTTGTACGGGGGAACCGCGCCTCCCGTAACAGCGACGATCGAGGGATCGTGCCAATCCATGTATTGCCGCTTCTCGGGTGCTTTCCAATTGAAGTAGTTGACGCCGTAGGGGCAAGCGACCTCGCAGTAGCGGCACCCGATGCAACGCTCGAAATCGGTGAGCACCAGCCCGTCCTCGCGCTTGAAGCGGGCGCCGACGGGGCAGACTTTCACGCAAGGCGCGTTGTCGCAGTGCTGGCAGGGACGAGGAAGGAAGGTGACCTTCGAGTCGGGGTATTCGCCCTCCTCGAAGCGGAAGACGTGCATCCAGAACTCCGCCTCCTGCGTGTTGTTCTCGATCTTGCACGCCATCATGCACGCTCTGCAACCCATGCAGGCGTCGAGGTCGATGACCATGCCGTGCTTCACCATCAGGCGACACCTCCGATGTCCTTGGTGACGCTGACCTTGACGTGGAACGACTGGTCGGCGGTCATTCCGACATAGCCCGGACCGGTGAAGAACAGCGCGTTCGCGGTGGGTCCTTGGCCGACCGATCCGGTGTGCCGCGCGACATTCCCATAATGGTGGGGTAGGCCGACGACATCGGGCCGGATGGTCTCTCGCAGGGCTGCCCGCACCCTGATCTTTCGCGTCTCGCCCGTGACGGCGTTGTGCGATTCGACCCATACCCAGTCACCCTCGCCGATGCCGTGGGAGCGCGCAGCCTCCGTGTTGATCTCCAGCATCTGCTCTGGAGCGAGCTCCGCGAGGAGGGGAACCTGCGAGGCGCGGCCTTGCTTGAACTCTATCTTCTTGTAGGAGACGAGGGTGAAGGCGTACTTCGCCGGGCTCGAATCCATCGTGGGGGCGCGCCAAGTGGGGAAGGCCGTGTAGTCCAGCCAGTAGAGCTTGTTCGCCTCCGCCTCGGAACCGAAAGCCGTCTTCATGGCGTGCTGCGTTTCGACCAGGGATGCACCATAGAAGCGGTGGACTATGACCTTCGTCGGGTCCAACGCACTCTTGAAGGGCGGGCTGCTTGCGAAGCCATAGAACTTCTTCGCCGACACGGCACCTTTGACCTTGACTCCGTTCTTCTCGAAGAAGGAGACGCCCTCGGTTATCCCCTGCTGTCTTGCCCAGGCGTCGAAGACTGCGCGCGTCGTCGGTTTCGTTTCAGTGGGAAGGGCGTTCGCGTCCTTCAGCCCGAGCACGCGGTTCATCTCCGCGATGAAGCCCTTCGCGCCCGTCAGGTCGCCCGTCTTCTCGCAGAGATCGATGTAGATGTCTATCTCGCCCTTGGATTCGAACAACGGATCGGTGACGGGGACGCGGATGACGGAGGCGTCGGTGTACATGTCGCTCCCGCTG is from Euryarchaeota archaeon and encodes:
- a CDS encoding 4Fe-4S dicluster domain-containing protein, producing MKHGMVIDLDACMGCRACMMACKIENNTQEAEFWMHVFRFEEGEYPDSKVTFLPRPCQHCDNAPCVKVCPVGARFKREDGLVLTDFERCIGCRYCEVACPYGVNYFNWKAPEKRQYMDWHDPSIVAVTGGAVPPYKNPDHDKRFGPDGRLVSGSGHYKGVMEKCTFCVHRLDKGLQPACVANCPVDALIFGDLDDPNSSVSKLLAKNKSFRLLEEAGTSPRVHYIGGTPPTAESRPIETVKGRL